From a region of the Synechococcus sp. RS9916 genome:
- a CDS encoding Ig-like domain-containing protein, whose amino-acid sequence MPPNSTKATPSIRAAEVISSSAKSTCEPEQPYNPSTIIVAPGLELPALRPEAATVTIQLEATANPLSAITEALEERRQQGTPAKELHLLAHGNSHGIQLADQWIDQAALLRHATELAQWQISTAVLWCCQIGRNQEFINLLKEFTGAEVFASHNSINKEAIQTSNQDRDTRQLSELIENSQLQSWEDALAWIQIDDEIEGRKKGARSGEAVSLSSDGSTLAIGSWNDRTYNSQQGSVATYRLNSDNEWEQIAIIDGDNKGDFFGASVSLSNDGTRLAIGAPRDDNGGDKSGAISIYELSGSTWNQLGSTIAGLSRGRAGASLELSGDGSTVIFGSVKKFSGKGFAGIYTWNGTKWKRIGSNVEGTQKKEYAGTSVSISEDGNRIAIGSNGFNSGGKADKGRVRVYDKSGSTWSLKFTFIGTAAHDKFGGSVSLSDDGNIIAIGAPLHGGGNKGHVRIYDISGSSKVQLGADIDGNANGQQFGGTVSLSANGQRVAIGAQWADGVANNAGRVRIYEYQSSSDTWTKVGSNIHGVAEDDRASASVGNSGVSLSGDGQSVAVGAMFHRGAAGVNSGHVRVFAASGLTIAQTGTTDGSGNLLTTEAGSTSTFTVVLDAKPTANVTVTLTGADSTEHSLSASSLTFTADNWNTPQTITVTGVDDSLDDGDITTTLTATAENTGGYAGTETATTTVKNTDNDSAGLTIAQTGTTDGSGNLLTTEAGGTSTFTVVLNAKPTADVTVTLTGTDSTEHSLSASSLTFTTSNWNTAQTITVTGANDTIVDGDITTTLTATASNTGGYAGSETATTTVKNTDNDTAGITIAKTGTTDGSGNLLTTEAGSTSTFTVVLDAQPTADVTVNLTGTDSTEHSLSASSLTFTTSNWDTAQTITVTGVDDSLDDGDITTTLTATASNTGGYAGNETATTTVKNTDNDSAGITIAKTGTTDGSGNLLTTEAGGTSTFTVVLNAKPTADVTVTLTGADSTEHSLSASSLTFTTSNWNTAQTITVTGANDTIVDGDITTTLTATASNTGGYAGSETATTTVKNTDNDTAGITIAKTGTTDGSGNLLTTEAGGTSTFTVVLDAQPTADVTVNLTGTDSTEHSLSASSLTFTTSNWDTAQTITVTGVDDSLDDGDITTTLTATASNTGGYAGETATTTVITLDDDSSGLSIAQTGTTDGSGNLLTTEAGGSSTFTIVLDNEPTANVTVSLTGADSTEHSLSTSTLTFTTANWNTAQTITVTGVDDSLDDGDIITTLTATASNTGGFSGSKAVSTTVKNTDNDSAGITIAKTGTTDGSGNLLTTEAGGTSTFTVVLDAQPTADVTVNLTGTDSTEHSLSASSLTFTTSNWDTAQTITVTGVDDSLDDGDITTTLTATAENTGGYAGTETATTTVKNTDNDSAGLTIAQTGTTDGSGNLLTTEAGGTSTFTVVLNAKPTADVTVTLTGTDSTEHSLSASSLTFTTSNWNTAQTITVTGANDTIVDGDITTTLTATASNTGGYAGSETATTTVKNTDNDTAGITIAKTGTTDGSGNLLTTEAGGTSTFTVVLDAKPTADVTVSLSGADSTEQSLSASSLTFTSSNWNTPQTITVTGVDDSLIDGDITTTLTATASNTGGYAGTETATTTVKTTNNDSGGITIAKTGTTDGSGNLLTTEAGGTSTFTVVLDAQPTANVTITLTGADSTEHSLSASSLTFTNSNWNTPQTITITGVDDSLEDGDITTTLTATASNTGGFTGSETATTTIKTTDNDNPPSISDQSEDVLESASSGTELLDLADANSGNDTDKDGDQITYTISDGNDMGLFTIEAATGKISLASGKSLDHETSDLHVLEISATDGTRSTTAKISINVIDVNNAPVAEADSGSVNENETLSITAASGLILNNDTDEDGDSLTISNFHAGVLSASSPRIGQFNTALDGDFGQLTLQADGSFSYTANKTAADALASGETESDIFSYRLSDGKLTDSTELTITITGVNDNPFLVDAIKTKKYIEGQGNIIVIDGSLDIRDIDDENIESATVSISNSTYVSTEDQLAFTNNFGVSGSWNSSTGVLTLSGSTTKANYISALQTVTYTNTNDADPVIGARTIQWVVNDGDGSSTAIESKIIVGGRNDAPSSVNDIASVNAGSTVSTNTNLLANDTDPESHSLSITSFRSGSEQESNVAFSPGATLTGTYGQMTIESNGTYSYTAQETAAQKLLEGETATETFTYKITDSQSTDEGIDTGEITITITGVNDAPTAINDTANVNEDSSKLFEDFQGILKNDTDVDGDKLYIKSVRTGTEISSSDFQLNSVGTELTGTYGTLLVNLDGSYRFTANNADKLDAGDRETDNFTYTLTDLTNDDTAEVVIQVTGVNDAPTLNTIDKGAVLDQANSNAITSTKLSGQLTASDPDESAVLEYGISSSNTASIRSNNWKSYASNSLTGSYGQLSVNSSTGEYTYTPNKTAVNNLDAGQTATESFTLFVSDGSLTSSQNFEIDITGAADTPSSSNSGSSDSGSSDSGSSGSGSSGSASSDTIESDQGKSETTSSGSESDRFDGLIGSLITDAVTGSDHFSSLATPSKSFLIASNDLGSINTLQSISSTKSDQKFLNSFNNGQGGFTQRILSNGFASIERSNGIRLIAPKHTDKSWQQNIPPGRTNQIPLLVTLTENPKQKAIVKLNFGDSSINLSESILHFTQDNWDTPQVVWIDLTNGPHTEEDVKLELTTSLQIGGKGSEAQVDTFTLTVPNPKASQQESYALPTSQNDEAAGNDPNLDLELETVREESSPIFLLLKTALSPLIVLANMAIHGINQAKNHHQSIVDLTSQTEEKTQPEQFVSSNESFESSETYEAIDLTSQHNSSKTFPNTSISPLLTPNPVSDGSADHQGVIELW is encoded by the coding sequence TTGCCCCCTAACAGCACCAAAGCAACTCCATCCATCAGAGCCGCCGAGGTCATATCCTCATCGGCGAAATCAACGTGCGAGCCGGAGCAACCGTACAACCCGTCAACAATTATTGTCGCTCCTGGCCTTGAGCTTCCAGCCCTTCGGCCTGAAGCAGCAACGGTCACGATTCAGCTTGAGGCAACGGCCAACCCTCTAAGCGCGATCACAGAGGCGCTCGAAGAACGACGCCAGCAAGGCACACCAGCCAAAGAACTCCATCTTCTGGCGCATGGCAACAGCCATGGGATTCAGCTGGCTGACCAATGGATCGATCAGGCCGCCTTGTTGCGCCATGCCACGGAACTAGCCCAATGGCAGATCAGCACTGCAGTGCTGTGGTGCTGCCAAATCGGCCGAAATCAAGAGTTCATTAACCTCTTGAAAGAGTTCACCGGAGCCGAGGTCTTCGCAAGCCACAACAGCATCAACAAAGAAGCAATTCAGACCTCCAATCAAGATAGAGATACTCGCCAGCTTTCTGAACTAATTGAAAACAGTCAACTCCAATCCTGGGAAGATGCCTTGGCATGGATTCAAATTGACGACGAAATCGAAGGCAGGAAAAAAGGCGCAAGAAGCGGAGAAGCTGTCAGCCTATCGAGCGATGGAAGCACATTAGCGATTGGAAGCTGGAATGATCGAACTTACAATTCGCAGCAAGGAAGTGTTGCTACTTACAGATTAAACAGCGACAACGAATGGGAACAAATTGCGATCATCGATGGCGATAACAAAGGTGACTTTTTCGGCGCTTCAGTAAGCCTCTCGAATGATGGCACAAGGCTGGCCATTGGCGCACCAAGAGATGATAACGGAGGAGACAAATCCGGCGCAATCTCTATTTACGAACTCTCAGGAAGCACATGGAACCAACTTGGTAGCACGATCGCAGGCCTTTCAAGAGGACGAGCAGGCGCATCTCTAGAACTCTCTGGCGATGGGAGCACGGTTATTTTTGGTTCCGTTAAAAAATTTAGCGGAAAGGGATTTGCGGGCATTTATACATGGAATGGAACAAAGTGGAAACGGATTGGCAGCAATGTTGAAGGCACACAAAAAAAAGAATATGCAGGAACTTCAGTCTCAATATCGGAAGATGGCAACAGAATCGCAATCGGCTCGAATGGATTTAACAGCGGCGGAAAAGCCGACAAAGGCCGGGTCAGAGTTTACGACAAAAGTGGCAGCACATGGTCGTTAAAGTTCACCTTCATTGGCACAGCAGCACATGACAAATTTGGAGGTTCCGTTTCACTATCAGACGACGGAAATATCATTGCAATTGGAGCTCCTTTGCATGGTGGAGGCAATAAAGGACATGTTCGTATCTATGACATTAGTGGTTCTAGCAAAGTACAGCTTGGAGCAGATATTGACGGCAATGCCAATGGCCAACAGTTTGGTGGAACCGTCAGTCTCTCTGCAAACGGGCAACGAGTAGCGATAGGCGCCCAATGGGCCGATGGTGTAGCGAACAACGCCGGCCGCGTCAGAATTTATGAGTATCAGAGCAGCAGTGACACCTGGACAAAAGTTGGTTCAAACATTCATGGAGTAGCAGAAGACGATCGTGCGAGTGCTTCTGTTGGCAACAGTGGGGTAAGCCTCAGCGGCGACGGACAAAGTGTTGCCGTTGGAGCCATGTTTCACAGGGGAGCTGCAGGCGTAAATTCCGGACACGTAAGGGTTTTTGCTGCCAGTGGTCTCACCATTGCCCAGACCGGCACCACCGACGGCTCCGGCAATCTCCTCACCACAGAAGCAGGCTCCACTTCCACATTCACCGTTGTTCTCGATGCCAAACCCACAGCCAATGTCACCGTCACCCTCACCGGTGCCGACAGCACTGAACATTCCCTCAGCGCCTCGTCGCTGACCTTCACCGCAGACAACTGGAATACACCCCAAACCATCACCGTCACCGGCGTCGACGACAGCCTCGACGATGGCGACATCACCACCACACTCACCGCCACCGCAGAAAACACAGGCGGCTATGCCGGCACTGAAACAGCCACCACCACCGTCAAAAACACTGATAACGACAGTGCTGGACTCACCATTGCCCAGACCGGAACCACCGATGGCTCCGGCAATCTCCTCACCACAGAAGCTGGCGGCACCTCCACATTCACCGTTGTTCTGAACGCCAAACCAACGGCTGATGTCACCGTCACCCTTACAGGCACTGACAGCACTGAACACTCCCTCAGCGCCTCGTCGCTGACATTCACAACCAGCAACTGGAATACAGCTCAAACCATCACCGTCACCGGTGCCAATGACACCATCGTTGATGGCGACATCACCACCACACTGACCGCGACTGCTTCCAACACAGGCGGCTACGCCGGCAGCGAAACAGCCACCACTACTGTCAAAAACACCGATAACGACACCGCCGGCATCACCATTGCCAAAACAGGCACCACCGATGGCTCCGGCAATCTCCTCACAACAGAGGCCGGCTCCACCTCCACATTCACCGTTGTTCTCGATGCCCAGCCCACGGCCGATGTCACCGTCAACCTCACCGGTACCGACAGCACAGAACATTCACTCAGCGCCTCGTCGCTGACATTCACAACCAGCAACTGGGATACAGCCCAAACCATCACCGTCACCGGCGTCGACGACAGCCTCGACGATGGCGACATCACCACAACGCTCACCGCCACCGCCTCCAATACAGGTGGTTATGCCGGCAATGAAACGGCCACCACCACCGTCAAAAACACCGATAACGACAGCGCCGGCATCACCATTGCCAAAACAGGCACCACCGATGGCTCCGGCAATCTGCTCACCACAGAAGCTGGCGGCACCTCCACATTCACCGTTGTTCTGAACGCCAAACCAACGGCTGATGTCACCGTCACCCTCACCGGTGCCGACAGCACTGAACACTCCCTCAGCGCCTCGTCGCTGACATTCACAACCAGCAACTGGAATACAGCTCAAACCATCACCGTCACCGGTGCCAATGACACCATCGTTGATGGCGACATCACCACCACACTGACCGCGACTGCTTCCAACACAGGCGGCTACGCCGGCAGCGAAACAGCCACCACTACTGTCAAAAACACCGATAACGACACCGCCGGCATCACCATTGCCAAAACAGGCACCACCGATGGCTCCGGCAATCTCCTCACCACAGAAGCTGGCGGCACCTCCACATTCACCGTTGTTCTCGATGCCCAGCCCACGGCCGATGTCACCGTCAACCTCACCGGTACCGACAGCACAGAACATTCACTCAGCGCCTCGTCGCTGACATTCACAACCAGCAACTGGGATACAGCCCAAACCATCACCGTCACCGGCGTCGACGACAGCCTCGACGATGGCGACATCACCACAACGCTCACCGCCACCGCCTCCAATACAGGTGGATACGCAGGCGAAACAGCCACCACCACCGTCATCACACTCGACGACGACAGCTCCGGCCTCAGCATTGCCCAAACCGGAACCACTGATGGCTCCGGCAATCTGCTCACCACAGAAGCTGGTGGGTCCTCCACATTCACCATTGTTCTTGATAATGAGCCAACAGCCAATGTCACCGTCTCCCTTACCGGTGCCGACAGCACCGAGCATTCACTCAGCACCTCAACGCTGACGTTCACAACCGCCAACTGGAATACAGCTCAAACCATCACCGTCACCGGGGTCGACGACAGCCTCGACGATGGCGACATCATCACCACACTGACCGCGACTGCTTCCAACACAGGTGGGTTTTCGGGATCAAAGGCTGTCTCGACAACCGTTAAAAACACGGACAACGACAGTGCTGGCATCACCATTGCCAAAACAGGCACCACCGATGGCTCCGGCAATCTCCTCACCACAGAAGCTGGCGGCACCTCCACATTCACCGTTGTTCTCGATGCCCAGCCCACGGCCGATGTCACCGTCAACCTCACCGGTACCGACAGCACAGAACATTCACTCAGCGCCTCGTCGCTGACATTCACAACCAGCAACTGGGATACAGCCCAAACCATCACCGTCACCGGCGTCGACGACAGCCTCGACGATGGCGACATCACCACCACCCTCACCGCCACCGCAGAAAACACAGGCGGCTATGCCGGCACTGAAACAGCCACCACCACCGTCAAAAACACTGATAACGACAGTGCTGGACTCACCATTGCCCAGACCGGAACCACCGATGGCTCCGGCAATCTCCTCACCACAGAAGCTGGCGGCACCTCCACATTCACCGTTGTTCTGAACGCCAAACCAACGGCTGATGTCACCGTCACCCTTACAGGCACTGACAGCACTGAACACTCCCTCAGCGCCTCGTCGCTGACATTCACAACCAGCAACTGGAATACAGCTCAAACCATCACCGTCACCGGTGCCAATGACACCATCGTTGATGGCGACATCACCACCACACTGACCGCGACTGCTTCCAACACAGGCGGCTACGCCGGCAGCGAAACAGCCACCACTACTGTCAAAAACACCGATAACGACACCGCCGGCATCACCATTGCCAAAACAGGCACCACCGATGGCTCCGGCAATCTGCTCACCACAGAAGCTGGCGGCACCTCCACATTCACCGTTGTTCTTGATGCCAAACCAACGGCTGATGTCACCGTCAGCCTCTCTGGTGCTGATAGCACCGAGCAGTCTCTTAGCGCCTCGTCGCTGACATTCACCAGCTCGAACTGGAATACGCCCCAAACCATCACTGTCACCGGAGTTGATGACAGCCTCATTGATGGCGACATCACCACCACCCTCACGGCCACCGCCTCCAACACAGGCGGCTACGCCGGCACTGAAACAGCCACCACCACCGTCAAAACAACGAACAACGACAGCGGCGGCATCACCATTGCCAAAACAGGCACCACTGATGGCTCCGGCAATCTCCTCACCACAGAAGCGGGCGGCACCTCCACATTCACCGTCGTCCTTGATGCCCAGCCTACGGCCAATGTCACCATCACCCTCACCGGTGCCGACAGCACCGAGCACTCCCTAAGCGCCTCTTCGCTGACATTCACCAATTCCAACTGGAATACTCCCCAAACCATCACCATCACCGGTGTCGATGACAGCCTTGAGGATGGCGACATCACCACCACACTCACCGCGACTGCATCCAATACAGGTGGATTCACCGGCAGCGAAACAGCCACCACCACCATCAAAACCACAGACAATGACAATCCACCATCGATTAGCGATCAAAGTGAAGATGTTTTGGAAAGCGCCAGTAGTGGCACAGAATTACTTGATCTTGCCGACGCCAATTCGGGAAACGACACAGACAAAGACGGTGATCAAATTACCTATACAATTAGCGATGGAAATGATATGGGACTATTTACGATTGAAGCAGCAACGGGAAAGATTTCACTTGCCTCAGGCAAGTCACTGGATCACGAAACAAGCGATCTACACGTTCTCGAGATCTCTGCAACAGACGGCACAAGATCAACAACAGCCAAAATAAGCATCAACGTCATCGACGTCAATAATGCACCAGTTGCAGAAGCAGATAGCGGCTCAGTCAACGAGAATGAAACACTCAGCATCACCGCAGCATCAGGACTCATCCTTAACAATGACACCGATGAAGATGGTGACAGCTTGACCATCAGCAACTTCCATGCTGGTGTTCTCAGTGCAAGCTCGCCACGGATCGGTCAATTCAACACAGCCCTTGATGGTGACTTCGGACAATTAACGCTGCAAGCCGACGGATCATTCAGCTATACCGCCAACAAGACAGCCGCAGATGCACTTGCCAGTGGAGAAACAGAAAGCGACATATTTTCATACAGACTCAGCGATGGAAAGCTAACGGACTCCACAGAGCTCACCATCACAATTACAGGTGTCAATGACAATCCCTTCCTTGTCGACGCGATCAAAACGAAAAAATATATTGAAGGACAAGGAAACATTATTGTAATCGACGGCAGCCTCGACATTCGAGATATTGATGATGAAAATATTGAAAGCGCAACGGTCTCGATATCGAACAGCACCTATGTCAGCACAGAAGATCAACTTGCATTCACAAATAACTTTGGAGTATCTGGCAGCTGGAATTCATCCACAGGCGTACTAACACTCAGCGGCTCAACCACAAAAGCGAATTACATCAGTGCCCTACAAACAGTCACTTACACCAATACCAATGATGCCGATCCTGTAATCGGCGCAAGAACCATTCAATGGGTTGTCAATGATGGGGATGGCAGCTCAACCGCCATCGAATCGAAAATCATTGTGGGTGGTCGAAATGATGCCCCCTCATCAGTCAATGACATTGCCAGCGTTAACGCCGGCTCCACAGTGTCAACAAACACCAACTTGCTAGCCAATGACACCGACCCAGAGAGTCACTCTCTTTCCATCACATCATTTCGAAGCGGTAGCGAGCAGGAATCAAATGTTGCATTTTCACCAGGCGCCACCTTAACAGGAACCTATGGTCAGATGACTATCGAATCGAATGGCACATACAGCTATACTGCTCAAGAAACAGCAGCTCAAAAATTACTCGAAGGCGAAACAGCAACCGAAACTTTTACATACAAAATAACAGACAGTCAAAGCACTGATGAAGGCATCGACACCGGCGAAATTACAATCACGATTACCGGAGTGAATGATGCACCAACAGCCATTAATGACACAGCGAATGTCAACGAAGACTCTTCAAAGTTATTTGAAGACTTCCAGGGAATCCTGAAGAATGACACCGATGTTGATGGCGACAAGCTTTATATCAAAAGCGTACGAACAGGAACGGAAATCAGTAGTAGTGATTTCCAGCTCAACAGCGTGGGAACAGAACTCACAGGCACCTATGGCACATTATTAGTCAATCTCGATGGATCCTATCGTTTCACAGCCAACAATGCCGACAAGTTAGACGCTGGCGATAGAGAAACCGACAATTTCACATACACCCTGACCGACCTCACGAATGACGATACTGCCGAAGTGGTCATTCAGGTCACTGGGGTCAATGATGCGCCGACACTGAATACGATCGACAAAGGCGCAGTACTTGATCAAGCAAATTCTAATGCAATCACCAGCACGAAGCTTTCAGGTCAATTAACAGCATCCGATCCTGATGAGTCAGCTGTACTTGAATATGGAATCAGCTCAAGCAACACCGCAAGTATTAGAAGCAACAATTGGAAGAGCTATGCAAGCAATTCACTTACAGGATCTTATGGCCAGCTCAGCGTTAATTCCTCAACAGGCGAATACACCTACACACCCAACAAAACAGCTGTCAATAATCTTGACGCCGGTCAGACAGCAACGGAGTCTTTTACACTTTTTGTAAGCGACGGCAGCCTGACATCATCTCAGAATTTTGAGATTGACATCACTGGTGCAGCTGATACTCCAAGCTCTTCCAACAGTGGCTCCTCAGACAGTGGCTCCTCAGACAGTGGCTCCTCAGGCAGTGGCTCCTCAGGTAGTGCTTCTTCCGATACTATCGAATCAGACCAGGGAAAATCAGAAACCACCAGCAGTGGCAGTGAGAGTGATCGATTTGATGGCTTAATTGGTTCCTTAATAACTGATGCCGTCACCGGCTCAGATCACTTCTCAAGCCTTGCAACACCTTCTAAATCGTTCCTCATAGCTTCGAATGATCTCGGCAGCATTAACACCCTTCAATCCATCAGCTCAACGAAATCAGATCAAAAATTTTTAAATTCATTCAACAATGGACAAGGAGGCTTCACGCAACGCATCCTCTCCAATGGATTTGCCTCAATTGAACGCAGCAATGGCATTCGCTTAATAGCGCCAAAACACACAGACAAAAGCTGGCAACAAAACATTCCTCCGGGAAGAACAAATCAAATTCCACTTTTAGTCACTCTCACAGAAAACCCAAAACAGAAAGCCATCGTGAAACTGAATTTTGGCGATTCATCCATCAATCTTTCAGAAAGCATTCTTCATTTCACGCAAGATAACTGGGACACACCTCAAGTGGTCTGGATTGATCTCACAAACGGACCCCATACAGAAGAAGATGTAAAGCTTGAACTAACAACAAGCCTGCAAATAGGCGGCAAGGGATCTGAAGCGCAAGTCGATACCTTCACGCTTACAGTTCCAAACCCAAAGGCAAGCCAGCAGGAAAGCTACGCATTGCCCACCAGCCAGAACGATGAGGCTGCAGGCAATGACCCAAATCTAGACCTTGAACTCGAAACCGTCAGAGAAGAAAGTTCCCCAATTTTTCTACTATTAAAAACCGCACTATCCCCTCTCATCGTCCTCGCCAATATGGCAATACACGGCATCAATCAAGCAAAAAATCATCACCAATCAATTGTTGATTTGACATCCCAAACTGAAGAAAAGACACAACCCGAGCAATTCGTGAGTTCGAATGAAAGCTTCGAATCAAGCGAGACGTACGAAGCTATCGATCTAACCAGTCAACACAACAGCAGCAAGACGTTTCCTAATACCTCAATCAGCCCCTTACTCACACCAAACCCAGTTTCCGACGGCAGCGCTGACCACCAAGGCGTTATTGAACTGTGGTGA